A window from Thermodesulforhabdus norvegica encodes these proteins:
- a CDS encoding branched-chain amino acid ABC transporter permease, with protein sequence MEILLQLLVQALSLGSFYTLLSLGFALIFGVTHVFNLAHGEFIIISGYCAYYLIRQMGLSLPQVLPATIFISVLLAFCLNGLVRQERKSEELQSLIVTFGLSLVIQHLLMGIFSADYRIIFHKPRLYTLPLLSVTVTSLQLYLIVLSVATVTALYLLFRKTFLGKALRATIQDRYTAQLAGISIRQMRWLALLLGGVAIGIAGPLFAHVFYLHPSGGMEPTVIAMIITIFAGTGRIRGLIVGGWILGFLETTTAFLWGPEWCELALACVLLILLIWKPHGVLTPIRISR encoded by the coding sequence ATGGAAATCCTTCTTCAGCTCCTCGTCCAGGCTTTAAGTCTTGGAAGTTTTTACACCCTGCTATCCCTGGGTTTTGCACTCATTTTCGGTGTAACCCATGTGTTTAATCTGGCTCACGGCGAGTTTATAATAATTTCCGGCTACTGCGCCTATTACCTGATCCGTCAGATGGGATTAAGCCTTCCGCAGGTCCTTCCGGCAACCATCTTTATATCCGTCCTGCTGGCCTTTTGCCTCAACGGCCTGGTAAGGCAGGAAAGAAAATCAGAAGAGCTCCAAAGCCTCATCGTCACTTTCGGTCTTTCCCTCGTTATCCAGCACCTGCTCATGGGAATTTTTTCTGCCGACTATCGTATAATTTTTCACAAGCCCCGCCTGTACACCCTTCCCCTTCTCTCGGTTACAGTCACTTCTCTTCAGCTCTATCTTATCGTTCTGTCCGTAGCAACCGTTACGGCGCTGTACCTGCTCTTCCGAAAAACCTTCCTTGGAAAAGCTCTAAGGGCCACGATTCAGGATCGTTACACTGCACAACTTGCCGGCATATCAATAAGGCAAATGAGATGGCTTGCGTTGCTTCTTGGGGGAGTGGCTATCGGGATAGCGGGCCCCCTTTTTGCCCATGTCTTCTATCTTCACCCCTCCGGAGGGATGGAGCCGACCGTTATTGCTATGATCATTACAATTTTTGCGGGTACGGGTAGAATTAGAGGGCTCATTGTGGGGGGATGGATCCTCGGTTTTCTGGAAACCACAACGGCCTTTTTATGGGGCCCCGAATGGTGCGAACTTGCGCTGGCGTGCGTTTTACTGATACTTCTTATATGGAAGCCTCATGGAGTTCTCACGCCAATCAGAATTTCCAGGTAG
- the lysS gene encoding lysine--tRNA ligase: MEDLNVVMADRLRKAESLEKSGIPLYPNNYRVLHRSHHVFQQAEGLTDEQLQEKNLSFTLAGRIMAIRSFGKSIFMHIQDEYGKIQLYFQKNNLDPEKFSLVKKFDIGDIIWVQGTAFRTKTGELTLLVNDVALLTKNLRPLPEKYHGLRDVETRYRQRYLDLMVNPHVREVFKKRTRIIQAVRSFFSERGFLEVETPMMQLIAGGATARPFKTYHNALGMELYLRIAPELYLKRLLVGGFEKVFELNRNFRNEGISTQHNPEFTMLEFYEAYATYEDFMKLTEELFEFLCRELNGGVLRITYQGEEIDLTPPWRRYRFYDSLIEIGGVPEEVIKSFEAAVSFSRNLGIKPEKYEGHGKLLTKLFDVLVEPKLIQPTFITHYPLEVSPLSRRNDKEPDLVDRFELFIAGREMANAFSELNDPRDQKERFLRQLEAKRAGDEEAHEMDEDYIRALEYGMPPAAGEGIGIDRLVMLFTDMPSIRDVILFPLLKPEK, translated from the coding sequence ATGGAAGACCTTAATGTGGTGATGGCCGATCGCCTTCGAAAAGCGGAAAGTCTCGAGAAGTCCGGTATTCCTCTTTACCCAAACAATTACAGGGTTCTCCATAGAAGCCATCATGTTTTTCAGCAGGCGGAAGGTCTGACCGACGAGCAGTTACAGGAAAAGAATCTTTCTTTCACCCTTGCGGGCCGCATAATGGCTATACGGTCTTTTGGCAAATCCATTTTCATGCACATTCAGGACGAGTACGGGAAGATACAGCTCTATTTCCAGAAGAACAATCTGGATCCGGAAAAGTTCAGTCTGGTGAAAAAGTTTGACATCGGAGACATCATCTGGGTTCAGGGTACGGCGTTCCGTACGAAAACGGGTGAACTCACCTTACTCGTGAACGATGTAGCCCTGCTGACCAAAAATCTTCGCCCGTTGCCGGAAAAATACCACGGCCTCAGGGATGTGGAAACCCGCTATAGACAGCGCTATCTGGATCTGATGGTAAATCCTCATGTTAGGGAAGTCTTTAAGAAGCGAACGCGTATCATACAGGCCGTGAGAAGTTTTTTCAGCGAGCGTGGATTTCTGGAAGTCGAAACTCCTATGATGCAGCTTATAGCGGGTGGTGCTACGGCAAGACCCTTTAAAACGTATCACAACGCCCTGGGGATGGAGCTATATCTCCGCATCGCTCCGGAGCTTTACCTCAAAAGGCTTCTTGTGGGAGGCTTTGAAAAGGTTTTTGAGCTCAACAGAAACTTTAGAAACGAGGGAATCTCAACGCAGCACAATCCTGAATTTACAATGCTGGAGTTTTACGAAGCCTATGCGACTTATGAGGACTTCATGAAGCTTACGGAAGAACTTTTCGAATTCCTGTGCCGGGAACTCAACGGTGGGGTTCTCAGGATAACCTATCAGGGCGAGGAGATAGATCTAACGCCCCCGTGGAGGAGATACAGATTTTACGACAGCCTGATTGAAATCGGCGGTGTGCCGGAGGAGGTGATTAAATCTTTTGAAGCCGCCGTATCCTTTTCACGGAATCTGGGGATCAAGCCTGAGAAGTACGAAGGCCATGGAAAGCTTCTCACCAAGCTCTTCGATGTCCTTGTGGAACCCAAACTCATACAGCCCACTTTCATAACTCACTACCCTCTGGAAGTTTCTCCACTTTCGCGACGAAACGATAAGGAGCCCGATCTGGTTGATCGCTTTGAGCTATTCATTGCCGGCAGAGAAATGGCCAATGCTTTTTCCGAACTGAACGATCCAAGAGACCAGAAGGAGCGATTCCTTAGGCAACTGGAGGCAAAGCGGGCAGGTGATGAGGAAGCCCACGAAATGGACGAGGATTACATAAGAGCTCTAGAATACGGCATGCCTCCTGCTGCTGGAGAGGGTATCGGGATAGACAGGCTTGTGATGTTGTTTACCGACATGCCTTCAATAAGAGATGTGATATTATTCCCGCTGCTGAAACCGGAGAAATAA
- a CDS encoding MBL fold metallo-hydrolase RNA specificity domain-containing protein — MPLKITCLGGVGQVTGSCYLIEKSGKKYLVDCGLFQGGKKVEMLNTEPWPFSPPEIEALFLTHAHIDHSGRIPKLVKDGFRGRIYASHPTVALCRILFLDAAHIQEMQAEWKSRKNARKGLPPVEPLYTQKDAEEAFNLLVPIDRDEEIRISENITVTFRNAGHILGSSFLELKTKSAQHTDGEMVILFSGDIGRPGQLIVKDPATPHKADVLFIESTYGNRDHKSLEESRQELIDAIRYSYQHGEKVLIPAFAVERTQEVLYLLGEFFRNGEIPDMPVYLDSPLAIEATKIFREMKSSYDEKTMEIVKAGHDPFDFPQLRLTPAVDDSRAINMSSGPAVVIAGNGMCTAGRILHHIKHNIWRPGCSIVFVGYQAEGSIGRRIIEGARNIRVLGEEVAVRARVFTIGGLSSHAGQSDLLEWVSAFYKPQMRVFVVHGEKTSSTAFAELLRSKLGLNPVVPQRGDVFILEPETLGEAASLTCETYMHQLSRRFLDIQFDLFKRIPSMTDDEKILLKTKLEKLEKTLEELAAAV, encoded by the coding sequence ATGCCTCTTAAGATCACGTGTCTTGGTGGAGTTGGACAGGTAACCGGATCCTGCTACCTCATCGAAAAGTCCGGGAAGAAGTATCTTGTCGATTGCGGTCTTTTCCAGGGCGGCAAAAAGGTGGAAATGCTTAACACCGAGCCCTGGCCTTTCAGTCCCCCGGAAATTGAGGCACTTTTTCTAACACACGCTCACATAGACCACAGTGGAAGAATACCGAAGCTCGTAAAAGACGGCTTCAGGGGCAGAATATACGCGAGCCACCCTACCGTAGCCCTGTGCCGCATTCTCTTCCTCGATGCAGCACACATTCAGGAGATGCAGGCAGAGTGGAAAAGCCGCAAAAATGCCAGGAAGGGTCTTCCTCCCGTCGAGCCTCTTTATACGCAAAAAGATGCCGAAGAGGCCTTCAATTTGCTCGTTCCGATAGATCGCGACGAAGAAATCCGGATCTCCGAGAACATTACCGTGACCTTTAGAAACGCAGGTCACATTCTCGGGTCCTCTTTTCTTGAGCTGAAAACTAAGTCGGCTCAACATACTGACGGGGAAATGGTTATCCTGTTTTCAGGCGACATAGGAAGGCCCGGTCAGTTAATCGTAAAAGACCCTGCGACGCCTCACAAAGCCGATGTGCTCTTCATTGAGTCCACCTACGGAAACAGAGATCACAAGTCCCTTGAAGAAAGCCGCCAGGAGTTAATCGATGCCATAAGGTACAGCTATCAACACGGAGAGAAGGTTCTCATCCCGGCTTTTGCCGTGGAACGCACACAGGAAGTGCTGTACCTTCTGGGCGAATTCTTCAGAAACGGGGAAATTCCGGACATGCCGGTCTATCTGGATAGCCCCCTTGCCATCGAGGCCACAAAGATATTTCGGGAGATGAAATCTTCCTACGACGAAAAAACTATGGAGATCGTGAAGGCCGGCCATGATCCCTTTGATTTTCCCCAACTTCGCCTCACTCCGGCTGTTGACGACTCGAGGGCAATAAACATGAGTTCCGGGCCGGCCGTTGTAATAGCCGGAAACGGCATGTGTACGGCAGGTAGAATCCTCCACCACATAAAACACAACATATGGAGACCCGGATGTTCCATAGTGTTCGTGGGCTATCAGGCCGAGGGCAGTATTGGCCGCCGAATAATCGAAGGAGCCAGGAACATACGGGTTCTCGGAGAAGAGGTCGCCGTAAGGGCAAGGGTCTTTACCATTGGCGGTCTTTCCTCTCACGCAGGACAGAGCGACCTTCTGGAATGGGTTTCTGCCTTTTACAAACCCCAAATGAGGGTTTTCGTGGTGCACGGGGAGAAAACCTCGTCGACGGCTTTTGCCGAACTCCTGAGATCAAAGCTGGGTCTAAATCCCGTGGTACCTCAAAGAGGAGATGTTTTCATCCTTGAGCCAGAAACGCTTGGAGAAGCTGCGTCACTCACCTGCGAGACCTATATGCACCAGTTAAGTCGTAGATTTCTGGACATTCAGTTTGACCTTTTTAAAAGAATACCTTCCATGACCGACGACGAAAAAATACTTTTGAAAACAAAGCTGGAGAAGTTAGAAAAAACCCTGGAAGAACTGGCTGCGGCAGTTTAG
- a CDS encoding branched-chain amino acid ABC transporter permease: MQAKVLKYLGVTAAIPVLALLLAHAPLRPDIRTVAGMAFFYGALASLWNLHALSGMVSLGHAAFFGIGAYGSVLTCYYTGLSPWITLWIGGIFAGLYALTWHICFGHLRHGPYTLATFAAAIIPRVISSNWDSFTFGSMGIMNVRPLFAHASEAMYLPVLLIFGFFAVLIHELAISSRAGWALRTVREDEVAAASIGVPVDFVRLSALVVSGTLTGVAGGIYAHMIGILEPSTVFGLHISAVPLVFSFFGGRFTSFGPMFGALTLYSLDQLLIAPFFPDSHQAMYGLIIIITLWFFPEGVCSWFRAKTGNA, translated from the coding sequence ATGCAAGCAAAGGTCTTGAAATACCTGGGCGTTACCGCCGCTATACCGGTTCTGGCCCTGTTACTGGCACATGCCCCTCTCAGGCCCGACATACGCACCGTTGCCGGAATGGCGTTTTTTTACGGCGCCCTTGCCTCATTGTGGAACCTCCATGCCCTTTCGGGGATGGTATCGCTTGGACATGCTGCTTTTTTCGGCATTGGAGCCTACGGCTCCGTGTTGACATGTTACTACACCGGCCTGAGCCCCTGGATCACCCTCTGGATTGGCGGTATCTTTGCGGGGCTGTACGCCCTTACCTGGCACATATGTTTCGGACACTTGAGACACGGCCCTTACACACTCGCAACTTTTGCGGCCGCCATCATTCCAAGGGTTATATCGAGTAACTGGGATTCCTTCACCTTCGGATCAATGGGGATAATGAACGTCAGACCCCTTTTTGCCCACGCCTCCGAAGCAATGTACCTGCCAGTGCTTCTGATCTTCGGATTCTTCGCCGTGCTCATCCACGAGCTCGCCATTTCCTCAAGGGCAGGCTGGGCGCTTAGAACCGTCAGAGAAGATGAAGTGGCCGCGGCATCTATCGGGGTTCCTGTTGATTTCGTAAGGCTCTCAGCGCTTGTCGTAAGTGGAACCCTTACGGGTGTTGCCGGAGGGATTTATGCACACATGATCGGGATTCTGGAACCGTCAACGGTGTTCGGGCTGCATATATCGGCGGTACCGCTGGTTTTCAGCTTTTTCGGTGGAAGGTTTACCTCCTTCGGCCCGATGTTCGGCGCCCTGACACTTTATTCTCTGGATCAACTTCTCATCGCTCCCTTCTTCCCCGATTCCCATCAGGCAATGTACGGTCTTATCATTATCATAACTCTGTGGTTTTTTCCCGAAGGAGTCTGTTCATGGTTTCGGGCAAAAACGGGCAATGCCTGA
- a CDS encoding acyl-CoA synthetase, whose protein sequence is MAKIPENYLPPRELWPEYTTPEEFKDMPERLNIAQEFLDKHVAEGRGDNLAICFMDQRITYGELQKMVNRFANALREMGIEPQDRVGLRVVNSPPALVAIYGIFKVGAIPVPTSPLWSKEEVAFVVNNAEMKAFIVNEPLMGEVEKAKDGFAQDTKIIVVGGNPADVEAKGYLSYEKMIEKQSDSCEPEMVNKDDIGVILYTSGTTGPPKGCVHFVREIFIESHIVGDYVWKLQPGDVLGGAAPVSFAAGFGTFGLIPFAKGAAISLIPKFSPQDMLELIEKHGITVLTGLPTAYRALMKFPDFKKYDLSKVRMCTSGGDALGVETFNQWLELTGKPIWEGLGGTEMLHLVTSNTMGDKPVPGSIGKPLPGFEVEVITPEGNPAKPGEVGSFCVKGPTGTVYWKPYADDERLLKSQKKGVKDGWNLLGDAVYRNEDGYLFFVAREDDMIKSSGYRISPAEVEEVIAKYEAVADVGVVGIPDPEKGQITKACIVLKPGYEPSEEMKEKILNFCREHIAIYKLPRVIEFMDSLPRTPTGKLLRRKLRG, encoded by the coding sequence ATGGCAAAGATTCCTGAGAATTATCTTCCGCCTCGGGAACTGTGGCCCGAATACACGACTCCTGAAGAATTTAAAGACATGCCCGAGCGTCTTAACATAGCTCAGGAGTTTCTTGACAAGCATGTTGCCGAAGGCCGAGGAGATAACCTTGCAATATGCTTTATGGATCAGCGCATCACTTACGGCGAACTGCAGAAGATGGTAAACCGCTTCGCCAATGCTTTAAGAGAAATGGGGATTGAGCCTCAGGATCGAGTTGGTCTCAGAGTGGTAAACTCTCCCCCTGCCCTTGTGGCAATTTACGGAATCTTCAAAGTGGGCGCCATACCCGTCCCGACATCTCCGTTGTGGTCCAAGGAAGAGGTTGCCTTCGTTGTTAACAACGCCGAAATGAAAGCCTTCATAGTGAACGAGCCTCTGATGGGAGAAGTTGAAAAAGCAAAGGATGGTTTTGCTCAGGACACCAAAATAATTGTGGTGGGCGGAAATCCTGCGGATGTGGAAGCCAAAGGCTACCTCTCCTACGAGAAGATGATCGAAAAACAGTCCGACAGCTGTGAACCCGAAATGGTCAATAAAGATGACATCGGGGTTATACTTTACACATCGGGTACCACCGGGCCTCCCAAAGGATGTGTGCACTTTGTGAGAGAGATATTTATTGAGTCCCACATCGTGGGAGACTACGTGTGGAAACTTCAGCCCGGTGATGTGCTCGGCGGAGCGGCGCCTGTATCTTTTGCGGCCGGCTTCGGTACCTTTGGGCTTATCCCCTTTGCCAAGGGAGCTGCCATAAGTCTTATTCCCAAATTTTCACCTCAGGACATGCTGGAACTAATAGAAAAACACGGTATAACGGTTCTTACGGGGCTACCCACGGCATACCGAGCCCTTATGAAATTCCCGGATTTCAAAAAATACGACCTCAGCAAGGTCAGAATGTGCACCTCCGGGGGAGACGCCCTGGGAGTTGAAACCTTCAACCAGTGGCTTGAACTGACCGGAAAGCCCATCTGGGAAGGACTGGGCGGCACGGAAATGCTGCACCTGGTAACGTCCAATACAATGGGCGACAAGCCTGTCCCGGGATCCATAGGAAAGCCCCTGCCCGGCTTTGAAGTCGAGGTGATCACGCCTGAAGGCAACCCGGCAAAGCCCGGTGAAGTCGGGAGCTTCTGCGTAAAGGGCCCCACGGGAACGGTTTACTGGAAACCCTATGCCGATGACGAAAGGTTGCTCAAATCTCAGAAGAAAGGAGTCAAGGACGGCTGGAATCTCCTCGGCGATGCCGTTTACCGGAACGAAGATGGCTATCTTTTCTTCGTGGCACGGGAAGACGATATGATAAAGAGTTCGGGATACCGGATCAGCCCCGCCGAAGTTGAAGAAGTCATAGCCAAGTACGAAGCCGTTGCCGACGTGGGTGTCGTGGGCATCCCCGATCCGGAGAAAGGGCAGATAACCAAAGCCTGCATTGTGCTCAAGCCGGGCTATGAGCCCTCCGAAGAGATGAAGGAAAAGATTCTGAACTTCTGCCGTGAACACATAGCAATATATAAGCTCCCCAGGGTCATAGAATTTATGGACTCGCTACCTCGCACTCCAACAGGAAAACTTCTGAGAAGGAAACTCAGGGGTTAA
- a CDS encoding MBL fold metallo-hydrolase codes for MWRITVVCENSVSRPGFLGEHGFAAYVKTPDDTILFDTGQGFTLVPNSLRLQIDLRRVDKVALSHGHFDHTGGLLAFLGLKGPCTIIAHSDVLSERFRMMPVAGEEKPMSIGIPWYESYLTSRGARFQWVSEWSEISPGVFITGEVPRKTSFETGDPKFLVRDDDGFVPDPFRDDYSLVLDTPKGLVVILGCAHSGIINILNHVRDKTGKREIYAVLGGTHLDFTSPEQLNSTVEALGDFSIEKIAVSHCTGQKAAARLYAEFGDRFDFAPVGYTIEVS; via the coding sequence ATGTGGCGGATTACGGTAGTGTGCGAAAATTCCGTGTCGAGACCGGGGTTTCTCGGCGAACACGGCTTTGCCGCTTACGTGAAAACGCCCGACGACACAATACTGTTCGATACGGGGCAGGGATTTACTCTGGTACCGAATTCTTTGAGACTTCAGATCGATCTGCGCAGGGTAGATAAAGTCGCCCTGAGCCACGGTCATTTCGACCACACCGGGGGGCTTCTTGCTTTTCTGGGATTAAAAGGACCCTGCACCATCATTGCCCACAGTGATGTGTTGAGCGAGAGATTTCGCATGATGCCCGTGGCAGGTGAAGAGAAGCCCATGTCAATAGGCATTCCCTGGTACGAGTCCTATCTTACCAGCCGAGGCGCAAGGTTTCAGTGGGTTTCGGAGTGGTCGGAAATCAGCCCGGGGGTTTTTATAACCGGAGAGGTGCCCAGAAAGACGTCTTTCGAAACGGGCGATCCCAAATTCCTGGTCAGAGACGACGATGGATTCGTACCGGACCCCTTCCGTGATGATTATTCTCTGGTACTGGATACGCCGAAGGGTCTTGTTGTAATCCTTGGTTGTGCTCACTCCGGCATCATAAATATTCTGAACCACGTAAGGGACAAAACGGGTAAAAGAGAAATTTACGCCGTTCTGGGCGGAACCCATCTCGACTTTACTTCGCCGGAACAGTTGAATTCCACCGTTGAGGCACTGGGAGATTTTTCGATAGAGAAAATTGCCGTCAGTCATTGCACGGGCCAGAAAGCCGCCGCCAGGCTTTACGCGGAATTCGGCGATAGGTTCGATTTTGCTCCTGTGGGATACACTATTGAAGTGTCCTAG
- a CDS encoding CBS domain-containing protein: MYIRDWMSRNVIWIESNASIQKALGLMKSHGIRHLPVRDKEGRFVGWITDSDVRGVLIASMLEDLTVADVMIHNPYTVSPDEHLEDAARLMILKKIGGVPVVEYRDGEPVVVGVLTVVDVLRAFMEMFGGLARTERIDVSGTPELLKNLTPLVEAVQKAGGSIQSVCAFVPEAPNEDPVISIHVRKGAVSNILEELGRLGIKVKE; this comes from the coding sequence ATGTACATACGTGATTGGATGAGCCGGAATGTGATCTGGATTGAAAGCAATGCTTCGATCCAGAAAGCGCTTGGGCTTATGAAAAGCCACGGAATACGCCATCTTCCCGTAAGAGATAAGGAAGGCAGGTTTGTCGGATGGATTACCGATTCCGACGTTAGAGGCGTGCTGATAGCTTCTATGCTGGAGGATCTGACGGTTGCCGACGTTATGATCCACAATCCTTACACCGTATCTCCCGACGAGCATCTGGAAGACGCCGCCCGTCTCATGATATTAAAAAAAATAGGTGGCGTACCCGTGGTGGAGTATCGTGACGGAGAACCGGTGGTCGTCGGCGTTCTTACGGTGGTCGATGTTTTAAGAGCTTTCATGGAAATGTTCGGCGGACTGGCGAGAACGGAACGAATAGACGTATCGGGGACCCCGGAACTCCTCAAGAACCTGACGCCCCTTGTTGAGGCAGTACAAAAGGCCGGCGGCTCTATTCAAAGCGTCTGCGCCTTTGTTCCCGAAGCTCCTAACGAGGACCCGGTTATTTCAATTCACGTAAGGAAAGGTGCCGTGAGTAACATTCTGGAAGAGCTCGGACGACTGGGTATTAAAGTCAAAGAGTAG
- a CDS encoding MoaD/ThiS family protein, whose product MPSIVFNAFGFLQDECRKRNIPYQEARIEVPDGETVSGLLARLGIPEDIVEGVFINGRIMPFSTVLKDNDRVALVPPGTPGPHRFLLGISTCKQRS is encoded by the coding sequence ATGCCTTCAATTGTCTTCAACGCCTTTGGGTTCCTGCAGGATGAATGCAGAAAAAGAAACATCCCCTATCAGGAAGCTCGGATTGAGGTACCTGACGGTGAAACCGTGTCAGGTTTGCTTGCAAGGCTTGGAATACCTGAGGACATCGTGGAAGGCGTTTTTATCAACGGCAGAATTATGCCTTTTTCCACGGTTCTGAAGGACAACGATCGTGTTGCACTGGTACCTCCGGGAACCCCGGGACCGCATCGTTTTCTTCTGGGCATAAGCACATGCAAGCAAAGGTCTTGA
- a CDS encoding ABC transporter substrate-binding protein, with protein MKLLKQVFLTGLFTLLTVGICFSQVYRIGSINPLTGKLSTHGIEIDQGIQVAVEEFNRDEKVNSLGLRVELFRRDDRSNPDVAINQAEQLISVEKVVALVGGYVDSLVGPISTVASKRGIPYVASASLQSNVVEGRGIFFSRISCMDGLIIPVRDFLISEIKPSRVAIIYAATPGATEFSEKLKKELEKAGISVPIFEKVRPGSPDFSPVILKCRQKKVDFIVAAVFFADHLVFVRQLQNFSGPVKGYLGPWGVAYPSFIKEMGSSSNGLFGLSAWAPDFTYPGTEEMSDRFVRLYTEMFKTTPTTTAMHGYASAKVVLTALEKLVSSGEKVTGETLARAIRGIDITLPIGPVAFDEKGNPLRYRQMVVQIQNEKMIVVYPHDRATGKIIYPVAY; from the coding sequence ATGAAGCTTTTGAAACAGGTATTCCTGACGGGTTTGTTCACCCTGTTAACAGTCGGGATCTGCTTTTCCCAGGTGTACAGGATAGGTTCCATAAATCCTCTGACGGGAAAGCTTTCAACCCACGGCATCGAAATAGACCAGGGTATCCAGGTCGCCGTTGAAGAATTCAACAGAGATGAAAAGGTGAATTCGTTGGGCCTGCGTGTTGAGCTTTTCAGGCGTGACGACCGAAGTAATCCGGATGTTGCCATTAATCAGGCAGAACAGCTCATTTCCGTTGAAAAGGTCGTAGCCCTTGTCGGTGGATATGTGGACAGTCTTGTGGGGCCCATAAGCACTGTGGCTTCAAAAAGAGGGATACCCTATGTTGCCTCTGCAAGCCTTCAGAGCAATGTGGTCGAGGGTCGAGGTATATTCTTTTCCCGGATTTCCTGCATGGATGGTCTGATTATTCCCGTGAGAGACTTTCTGATTTCCGAAATAAAGCCCTCCAGGGTGGCAATAATCTACGCTGCCACACCCGGAGCTACGGAATTTTCGGAAAAACTGAAAAAGGAGCTTGAAAAAGCCGGAATATCTGTTCCAATCTTCGAAAAGGTTCGTCCGGGAAGCCCGGACTTTTCCCCCGTTATCCTGAAATGCCGGCAAAAGAAGGTTGATTTTATAGTTGCTGCAGTTTTTTTTGCCGATCACCTGGTTTTTGTAAGGCAACTGCAGAACTTTAGCGGTCCGGTAAAGGGTTATCTCGGTCCCTGGGGAGTGGCCTATCCGTCCTTCATAAAGGAAATGGGTTCGTCATCAAACGGCCTTTTTGGGTTAAGCGCATGGGCGCCTGATTTTACATACCCGGGTACCGAAGAAATGTCCGATCGTTTCGTTCGACTTTACACGGAGATGTTCAAAACCACCCCCACGACGACGGCCATGCACGGTTATGCCTCCGCAAAGGTTGTCCTGACGGCACTGGAAAAGCTTGTTAGCTCAGGAGAAAAGGTAACCGGTGAAACCCTTGCCCGGGCAATCAGAGGTATCGATATCACCCTTCCCATCGGTCCCGTAGCCTTCGACGAAAAGGGCAATCCGCTACGGTATCGCCAGATGGTGGTGCAGATCCAGAACGAAAAGATGATCGTGGTATATCCTCATGATAGGGCAACCGGCAAGATCATCTATCCTGTGGCATATTGA
- a CDS encoding ABC transporter ATP-binding protein, which yields MVSGKNGQCLIVRDLSARRNGRTVLSNVTFSIRYGEIVSIIGPNGAGKSTLFDLITGFLKPYGGSVLFEGVDLTSMNPHKICHIGIARTFQIPRPFSGMTALENVMAAAMFGKRGDLSPAEYRNRAESILDLVGIAHKASTRACSLTLSEQRRLEVARALATQPRLLLLDEFAAGLSPQAINSALELIENLRNRGLTLIIIDHFLNVTVRVSDRLIALDRGRVVAEGDVEYVLNNPAVASAYLGVS from the coding sequence ATGGTTTCGGGCAAAAACGGGCAATGCCTGATAGTTCGTGACCTATCGGCCCGTAGAAACGGAAGAACCGTATTAAGTAATGTTACCTTTTCCATAAGGTACGGTGAGATCGTCAGTATCATTGGACCCAACGGCGCAGGCAAAAGCACTCTTTTTGACCTCATTACCGGTTTCCTGAAGCCTTACGGCGGTTCCGTCTTATTCGAAGGTGTGGATCTTACCTCCATGAACCCGCACAAAATATGCCATATCGGGATTGCACGGACTTTTCAGATACCTCGACCCTTCTCCGGCATGACCGCCCTTGAAAACGTCATGGCAGCCGCCATGTTCGGTAAAAGGGGAGACCTTTCTCCGGCTGAATACCGCAATAGGGCCGAGAGCATTCTTGATCTCGTGGGAATTGCCCATAAAGCAAGTACAAGAGCCTGTTCTCTGACCCTGTCGGAACAACGCAGGCTGGAGGTGGCCAGAGCTCTTGCAACACAGCCCCGGCTCCTTCTGCTGGACGAATTCGCCGCGGGCCTGAGCCCTCAGGCCATAAACAGTGCACTGGAGCTTATAGAAAATCTCCGAAACAGAGGACTTACCCTAATAATCATCGACCATTTTCTGAACGTTACGGTCCGGGTTTCCGACAGGCTGATTGCCCTGGACAGGGGACGTGTGGTAGCCGAAGGAGACGTGGAATACGTGCTTAATAACCCGGCGGTAGCGTCGGCCTACCTTGGAGTAAGCTGA